CCGTGTTCGGGTGCGATAGGCGCGATACCGCCTGCGCTTCTCGGCGGAATCGCCGCACGACGTCGCGCTCTTCGCTCAGCTCGCGGTGCAGCACCTTCATCGCCGCGACCTTGCCCATCCGCTCGTGGACGATGCGGTAGACCACACCCATCCCACCGCGTCCGATGCGCTCGATTACGCGGTAGCGACCGTCGACGACCGTGCCGATCCACGCGTCATCTTGCGTGTCCGCGCGCGGGGGCCGGTGTGCGCTCGCCGCCGTTCCGTCGTCGCGTCGGTACAGCAGCGACGACACCTGATGCATGTCGGCGCCGCACTGGCCGCAAAAATTGCTGTCGACGTCGTACGCCGCCTTGCAGTTCGGGCAGAAGAACTTGGGAGACGGCGTGTTCATGCCACGGCAGCGAGATCGTATCGCTGTGCGGTCGACCGGGTCAAACGACACCTAGTGGGCATGCCCCGGCAGAGGCTGAGCGCGGCGCCGAGGCCCCCGCCCGCCGGCGGCGGCCTTGTCCCCGCCGGCCGGCACGACGATACGGCGCCACGCGACGCGGCGGTCGCGCACGGTGACGACGAGCGCTCTCGCGCCGGCGATGCGGTCGTCGGGCAGCCACAGCGGCGCGCCGTCGGCCGCGCCCGCGGCCACGATGACGGGCGGGCCGGTGACGACCGCCGACCCGGTCCGGGCGCCCAGCGCCGCTTCGTCGACGACTGCGTGGACGACCGCGATCGGCCGCGTCGCGCGCGTCGCGGTGGCGATCTCCGGCTCGCCGACGTGGACGCCGCCGAGCGCCACGTCACTGGCGGCATCGCCCGCCTGGCGCGGCGGAGCATAGCTGGCGAGCACGCGGGGGGCCGGGCGAAGCGCGAAGGCGGCGGCAAACGCGTCGATGTCGTCGGCGGTGTGGACGCAGCCGTCGGCGCCGGCGGCGAGTTGGCCGGCGGCGGCGACGCCGGGAAGCGTGCCGACGACGGCGCCGTCGATTTCCACGATCCGCACCGCCGAGCCGTCGACTACCGCCGCGCCGTCGCGCGCGAGGGCGGCGACGGCGGCGCGGTGCGCCGGCACGGATTCGGTCGCGCCCGGCATCGCGATCGTGATCCATGGTGCGCCGCGGACGATCTCGGCGAGCGACCGCGCGATATCCTCCTCGACGGTGCCCATGCCCCCCAACGAAACGACCGCGTCGACGCGCGCGCGTTCGAACTCGGCTCGAATCTGCTGTAAGTTGTGCAGCGCGGCCGGCGTCGGGGCGCGCACGTCCGCGACGACGCCGAGCGTCAACGTGCGGTCGCCACCGGTGACGCGCAATACGGCGCCGCGCCGGTCTGCGCGGCGGCCTGTCGGCGTCGCGATGGAGCCCGCGTGCTCCGCCTGCGCGTCGACGTTCCAACGGGCGCAGCGGAATGGCGCGCGCATCGCGTCCGCGCGTGCCAATGCGGCTGCGACGCCGGCCGCCGCCGTGCGGCCCGCGACGCCACCCGGCCCTGCCGGATCGGCGGATGGTCCCGGGAGCAACTTCCACCAGGCCGCGGCGACGATAACGGCGGCTCCGGCGACCGCGGCCGTTGTCGCAGCGGCGCGGCGGCTCACGGTCGGCCGTCAGTGACCTTGCCGCCGAGCCGCGTCCACAGGGCGCGCACCTTCGGCGAGTGATCGTACGCGCTCAGCGCGCGGTCGGGGGCACGGGCGAGCGCCTTCTCGAACACTGCGCGCGCGGAATCCTCGTCGTCGAACGCCATGTACGCGGTGCCGAGCAGGATGCCGACGTCAGCGGCCAGGTCGCTCGGAAGGTAGTCGAGGTCGAGTTCGACGAGGGCTTTCTTGATGGCAGCGAAGTCGCCCTCGCGCAGTGCCGCCCGCGCAGCCGGCAGCGCGCGTTCGGCAAGCTGCTCCATCTCGTGGCGACGCCGCTCGCGTGCGGCCGACTGGTCGTCGATGGCGGGTAACCGCTCGCGGCGGACGCGAACGTTGAAGATGGGAATGACGATCTTGTCCCCGCGCTCGAGTTGGTCGGCGTCCGTAAAGTTGTATCGCTTGAGCAGCGACGCCTTGTCGCGGTCGCCGAGATAGGCCGCGGCGATGCTCTCCAGCGTCTCCGTCGCCTGTGCCGTGTGAGTGACGTGAAATGGCACGAACAGGCGCAGGCCGGCCGGCAGCG
This genomic window from Deltaproteobacteria bacterium contains:
- a CDS encoding LysM peptidoglycan-binding domain-containing protein, producing MTPMSRRAPLATAAVALAIAAVAPSVARAQKLDTIRVKVRKGDTLELLAAEYYGDRQHAVFIMKANGMTHPRKLKPGERLRIPIQRELTTEAGDTFAELAERYMGDARRAEFLAAFNNLPAGTTLPAGLRLFVPFHVTHTAQATETLESIAAAYLGDRDKASLLKRYNFTDADQLERGDKIVIPIFNVRVRRERLPAIDDQSAARERRRHEMEQLAERALPAARAALREGDFAAIKKALVELDLDYLPSDLAADVGILLGTAYMAFDDEDSARAVFEKALARAPDRALSAYDHSPKVRALWTRLGGKVTDGRP